A genomic segment from Synchiropus splendidus isolate RoL2022-P1 chromosome 18, RoL_Sspl_1.0, whole genome shotgun sequence encodes:
- the scn8aa gene encoding sodium channel, voltage gated, type VIII, alpha subunit a isoform X8, with protein MAAPLLAPPGPDSFKKFTAESLAALEQRINEEKNKKPPKQDSSYRDDDDENKPKPNSDLEAGKSLPYIYGDIPKGMVAVPLEDLDPFYLNSQKTFIVLNRGKTIFRFSATPALYFISPFNPVRRVAIKILIHSLFSMIIMCTILTNCIFMTFSDPPEWSKQVEYTFTGIYTFESLVKITARGFCIDGFTFLRDPWNWLDFMVISMAYITEFVDLGNVSALRTFRVLRALKTISVIPGLKTIVGALIQSVKKLSDVMILTVFCLSVFALIGLQLFMGNLRHKCVFWPINFNESYPPNSSRVFDWDEYITNETNFYFLPGQLDALLCGNSSDSGRCPEGYTCMKAGRNPNYGYTSFDSFGWAFLALFRLMTQDFWENLYMLTLRAAGKTYMIFFVLVIFVGSFYLVNLILAVVAMAYEEQNQATMEEAQQKEEEFKAMLEQLKKQQEEAQTAAMATSAGTVSEDAVEDDGGGRLSCSSSEMSKLSSKSAKERRNRKKKWRQKEQEKEKGDSEKFVKSESDDGSKRSRFRFPDNRLGRKSSIMNQSLLSIPGSPFLSRHNSKSSIFSFKGRGKDVGSENEFADDEHSTVEECEERRGSLFSPYRRSSYSGYHGKRNSTVDCNGVVSLIGPGPGGRLLPEPTTEVEVKKKLSGSLMVSVDQLNTSFGRKERANSVMSAITNTLVEELEESQRKCPPCWYKFSNTFLIWECSPMWLRIKEIVNLIVMDPFVDLAITICIVLNTLFMAMEHYPMTPDFEHMLSVGNLVFTGIFAGEMLFKLVAMDPYYYFQEAWNCFDGFIVTLSLVELALADVEGLSVLRSFRLLRVFKLAKSWPTLNMLIKIIGNSVGALGNLTLVLAIIVFIFAVVGMQLFGKSYKDCVCKINADCELPRWHMNDFFHSFLIVFRVLCGEWIETMWDCMEVAGQAMCLIVFMMVMVIGNLVVLNLFLALLLSSFSADNLAATDDDGEPNNLQISVMRINKGIAWIKSKVRILVASLLRKPPMEDEQKPLDDMYDKKLNCIANHTGVDINRDLDYAKNGNGTTSGIGSSVGKYMIDEDHMSFIHNPNLTVCVPIAVGESDFENLNTEDFSSESDNENSKELDDTSSSEGSTIDIKPDVEEVVVVETVEEYMEPDPCWTDACVAKYKCCDVDITMGWGKSWWFLRKTCYLIVEHNWFETLIIFMILLSSGALAFEDVYIEQRKTIRVILEYADRVFTYIFILEMLLKWVAYGFVKYFTNAWCWLDFFIVDVVVNALVGAIPSIMNVLLVCLIFWLIFSIMGVNLFAGKYYFCFNETSEEYFPVDVVNNKTQCEALIHENNTEVRWKNVKINFDNVGAGYLALLQVATFKGWMDIMYAAVDSREVEDQPDYEVNIYMYIYFVVFIIFGSFFTLNLFIGVIIDNFNQQKKKFGGQDIFMTEEQKKYYNAMKKLGSKKPQKPIPRPQNKIQGMVFDFVTQQVFDISIMILICLNMVTMMVETDDQSDETELVLYWVNFIFIVVFTTEFLLKLFALRHYYFTNGWNIFDVVVVILSIVGMFLADLIEKYFVSPTLFRVIRLARIGRILRLIKGAKGIRTLLFALMMSLPALFNIGLLLFLVMFIFSIFGMSNFGYVKHGAGIDDLYNFETFGNSMIILFMITTSAGWDGLLLPILNYPPDCDPNLENPGTSVKGDCGNPSVGIFFFVMYIIISFLIVVNMYIAIILENFSVATEESADPLSEDDFETFYEIWEKFDPTASQFITFAKLSDFADALEHPLRVPKPNTIELIAMDMPMVSGDRIHCLDILFAFTKRVLGDSGELDMLRQQMEERFVAANPSKVSYEPITTTLRRKQEDVSARIIQNAYRAHLIRRGIIFKRRTFTNNKLENGGTNPEKKESTPSTASLPSYDSVTKPDKEKQDDNKEEWARKDKDKNQKDEWESKC; from the exons ATGGCTGCACCCCTTCTTGCACCGCCAGGACCTGATAGCTTCAAGAAGTTCACTGCTGAATCTTTGGCGGCCCTCGAGCAACGCATCAACgaggagaagaacaagaagcCTCCCAAACAGGACAGCAGTTACCGCGACGACGATGACGAGAACAAGCCCAAGCCCAACAGTGACCTGGAGGCTGGCAAGAGTCTTCCCTACATCTACGGCGACATCCCTAAAGGAATGGTGGCGGTGCCACTGGAGGATCTGGACCCTTTCTACCTGAACTCCCAGAAA aCGTTTATAGTGCTAAATAGAGGGAAAACAATCTTCCGTTTCAGTGCCACACCTGCCTTGTACTTCATAAGTCCTTTTAATCCGGTTCGGCGAGTAGCTATTAAGATTTTGATACATTC TCTTTTCAGCATGATCATTATGTGTACCATTTTGACCAACTGCATATTCATGACCTTTAGTGACCCCCCTGAGTGGTCCAAACAAGTAGA ATACACCTTCACTGGAATTTATACGTTTGAGTCCCTTGTCAAAATCACGGCGCGAGGATTCTGCATAGATGGCTTTACTTTCCTGCGAGATCCCTGGAACTGGCTGGACTTCATGGTCATCTCCATGGC ATATATAACAGAGTTTGTGGACCTGGGCAATGTATCTGCGCTGAGAACGTTCAGAGTTCTCCGAGCATTGAAAACTATCTCTGTCATTCCAG GCCTGAAGACCATTGTGGGAGCTCTGATCCAGTCAGTGAAGAAACTGTCCGACGTGATGATCCTCACCGTCTTCTGCCTGAGCGTCTTCGCCCTCATCGGCCTCCAGCTCTTCATGGGAAACCTGCGACACAAGTGTGTGTTCTGGCCCATCAACTTCAATGAGAGTTACCCGCCCAACAGCAGCAGGGTCTTCGACTGGGACGAGTACATCACCAACGAAA CCAACTTCTACTTCCTGCCCGGCCAGCTGGACGCGCTGCTCTGCGGGAACAGCTCAGACTCCGG ACGTTGCCCTGAAGGATACACATGCATGAAAGCCGGCAGGAACCCCAACTATGGCTACACCAGCTTCGACAGCTTCGGCTGGGCCTTCCTGGCTCTCTTCAGGCTCATGACACAGGACTTCTGGGAAAACCTCTACATGCTG aCCCTGCGCGCGGCAGGAAAGACCTACATGATCTTCTTTGTGTTGGTGATCTTTGTCGGCTCTTTCTACCTCGTAAACTTGATCCTGGCTGTGGTGGCTATGGCATACGAGGAGCAGAACCAGGCCACCATGGAGGAAGCccagcagaaggaggaggagttcAAGGCCATGCTAGAGCAGctgaagaagcagcaggaggaagcccAG ACGGCTGCCATGGCGACCTCTGCGGGCACGGTGTCTGAGGACGCTGTAGAAGACGACGGAGGAGGTCGGCTGTCCTGCAGCTCCTCAGAGATGTCCAAGCTCAGCTCCAAGAGCGCCAAAGAAAGAAGGAACCGCAAAAAGAAGTGGCGACAGAaagagcaggagaaggagaagggggACAGCGAGAAGTTTGTCAAGTCGGAGTCCGACGATGGGAGCAAGAGAAGCCGATTCCGTTTCCCGGACAACCGGCTGGGCCGAAAGTCCTCCATCATGAACCAG TCGCTGCTCAGCATCCCCGGCTCGCCCTTCCTCTCCCGCCACAACAGCAAGAGCAGCATCTTCAGCTTCAAGGGTCGAGGCAAAGACGTGGGCTCCGAGAACGAGTTTGCCGACGACGAGCACAGCACGGTGGAGGAGTGCGAGGAGCGGCGCGGCTCGCTCTTCAGCCCGTACCGGCGCAGCAGCTACAGCGGCTACCACGGCAAGAGGAACAGTACGGTGGATTGCAACGGCGTGGTGTCGCTGATCGGCCCCGGGCCCGGCGGACGCCTTCTGCCTGAG CCGACTACTGAGgttgaggtgaagaagaagctgtcgGGCTCCCTGATGGTGTCAGTGGACCAGCTCAATACCTCTTTTGGGCGGAAAGAGCGGGCCAACAGTGTCATGAGCGCCATTACCAACACTCTCGTGGAGG AACTGGAGGAGTCCCAGCGCAAGTGTCCACCGTGCTGGTATAAGTTTTCTAACACTTTCCTGATTTGGGAGTGCTCCCCCATGTGGCTGAGGATTAAGGAGATAGTCAACCTGATTGTGATGGACCCGTTTGTGGACCTGGCCATCACCATCTGTATCGTGCTCAACACTCTGTTCATGGCCATGGAGCACTACCCCATGACCCCCGACTTTGAGCACATGCTGTCTGTGGGTAACCTG GTCTTCACGGGGATCTTTGCTGGAGAGATGCTCTTCAAACTGGTGGCCATGGATCCCTACTACTACTTCCAGGAGGCCTGGAACTGTTTCGACGGCTTCATTGTGACTCTGAGTTTAGTGGAACTGGCTCTGGCTGACGTGGAGGGTCTGTCGGTGCTGCGCTCCTTCCGACTG CTGCGAGTTTTCAAGCTAGCAAAGTCCTGGCCGACTCTCAACATGTTGATCAAGATCATCGGTAATTCTGTGGGAGCGCTGGGAAACCTGACCCTGGTCCTGGccatcatcgtcttcatcttTGCTGTGGTGGGCATGCAACTGTTTGGGAAAAGCTACAAAGACTGTGTATGCAAGATCAACGCCGACTGCGAGCTGCCGCGCTGGCACATGAACGACTTCTTCCACTCCTTCCTCATCGTCTTCCGGGTCCTCTGTGGAGAGTGGATCGAGACCATGTGGGACTGCATGGAGGTGGCGGGTCAGGCCATGTGCCTCATCGTCTTCATGATGGTCATGGTCATCGGGAACCTGGTG GTGTTGAACCTGTTCCTTGCCTTGCTGCTGAGCTCATTCAGTGCAGACAACCTGGCGGCGACGGATGACGACGGCGAGCCGAACAACCTCCAGATCTCCGTCATGCGTATCAACAAAGGGATCGCCTGGATCAAAAGCAAGGTTCGGATCCTGGTCGCCAGTCTCCTGAGGAAGCCTCCAATGGAGGACGAGCAGAAGCCTCTGGACGACATGTACGACAAGAAGCTGAACTGCATCGCCAACCACACGGGGGTCGACATTAACCGCGACCTGGACTATGCCAAGAATGGCAACGGAACCACCAGTGGGATCGGCAGCAGTGTTGGGAAATACATGATCGACGAGGATCACATGTCATTCATCCACAATCCCAACTTGACCGTCTGCGTGCCCATCGCCGTGGGAGAGTCTGACTTCGAGAACCTGAACACCGAGGACTTCAGCAGCGAGTCTGACAACGAGAACAGCAAGGAG CTGGACGACACCAGCTCTTCAGAGGGCAGCACGATCGACATCAAGCCAgatgtggaggaggtggtggtggtggagacaGTGGAGGAGTACATGGAACCAGACCCCTGCTGGACTGATG CGTGTGTGGCCAAGTACAAGTGCTGTGACGTGGACATCACCATGGGCTGGGGCAAGAGCTGGTGGTTCCTGAGGAAAACTTGCTATCTGATTGTTGAGCACAACTGGTTTGAGACCCTCATCATTTTCATGATCCTCCTGAGCAGCGGAGCACTG GCTTTTGAGGACGTCTACATCGAGCAGAGGAAGACGATCCGTGTGATTCTAGAATATGCCGACAGAGTTTTCACCTACATCTTCATCCTGGAGATGTTGCTGAAGTGGGTGGCCTACGGATTTGTCAAGTACTTCACCAACGCCTGGTGTTGGCTGGACTTCTTCATTGTGGAT GTGGTAGTCAACGCCTTGGTGGGCGCCATCCCCTCCATTATGAATGTGTTGCTGGTTTGCCTCATCTTTTGGCTGATTTTTAGTATCATGGGCGTCAACTTGTTCGCCGGCAAGTACTACTTCTGTTTCAATGAGACATCAGAGGAATACTTTCCGGTGGATGTGGTCAACAACAAGACCCAGTGTGAAGCACTCATTCACGAGAACAACACCGAGGTCCGCTGGAAGAACGTCAAGATCAACTTTGACAATGTCGGTGCTGGTTACCTGGCTCTCCTGCAAGTG GCAACGTTCAAAGGTTGGATGGACATCATGTACGCAGCTGTGGACTCCAGAGAG GTGGAGGATCAGCCGGACTACGAAGTCAACATCTACATGTACATCtactttgttgttttcatcatcTTTGGCTCATTCTTCACGCTCAACCTCTTCATCGGTGTGATCATCGACAACTTCAACCAGCAGAAGAAAAAG TTTGGAGGTCAGGATATCTTCATgacagaagaacagaagaagTACTACAACGCCATGAAAAAGCTGGGCTCCAAAAAACCCCAGAAGCCCATCCCACGTCCACAG AACAAAATCCAAGGAATGGTCTTCGACTTTGTCACCCAGCAAGTCTTCGACATCTCCATCATGATCTTGATCTGCCTCAACATGGTGACCATGATGGTGGAGACAGATGATCAGTCCGACGAAACAGAGTTGGTCCTCTATTGGGTCAACTTCATCTTCATTGTGGTCTTCACCACGGAATTCCTGCTGAAGCTCTTTGCTCTCCGCCACTACTACTTCACCAACGGCTGGAATATCTTCGACGTGGTCGTGGTCATCTTGTCCATCGTTG GGATGTTCCTGGCCGACCTCATTGAGAAATACTTTGTATCCCCAACCTTGTTCAGGGTGATCCGCCTGGCTCGGATCGGTCGAATCCTGCGTCTCATCAAAGGAGCCAAAGGTATCCGAACTCTGCTCTTCgctctgatgatgtcactgcctGCGCTGTTCAACATCGGGCTCCTGCTGTTCTTGGTCATGTTTATCTTCTCCATTTTTGGAATGTCAAACTTTGGTTACGTGAAACACGGGGCAGGGATCGATGACCTGTACAATTTTGAGACCTTCGGCAACAGCATGATCATCTTGTTCATGATCACCACGTCGGCCGGCTGGGACGGTTTGCTCCTGCCCATCCTCAACTACCCCCCCGACTGTGACCCTAACCTGGAGAACCCAGGCACGTCTGTGAAGGGCGACTGCGGAAACCCCTCGGTGGGGatcttcttctttgtcatgTACATCATCATATCCTTCCTGATTGTGGTGAACATGTACATCGCCATCATCCTGGAGAACTTCAGCGTGGCCACGGAGGAGAGCGCTGACCCTCTGAGCGAGGACGACTTTGAGACCTTTTACGAAATCTGGGAGAAGTTTGATCCCACTGCCTCTCAGTTCATCACCTTCGCCAAGCTTTCGGACTTTGCAGACGCTCTGGAACACCCTCTCCGCGTGCCCAAGCCCAACACCATCGAACTCATCGCCATGGACATGCCCATGGTGAGCGGCGACCGCATCCACTGCCTGGACATCCTGTTTGCCTTCACCAAGCGAGTGCTGGGAGACAGCGGCGAGCTGGACATGCTCAGGCAACAGATGGAGGAGCGCTTCGTGGCGGCCAACCCCTCCAAGGTGTCGTACGAGCCCATCACCACGACGCTGCGCCGCAAACAGGAAGATGTCTCCGCCAGGATCATCCAGAACGCCTATCGCGCTCACCTCATCAGGCGCGGGATTATCTTCAAGCGCCGCACCTTTACCAACAATAAGCTGGAGAACGGCGGGACCAACCCTGAGAAGAAGGAGAGCACACCATCCACAGCCTCGCTGCCCTCCTATGACAGTGTGACCAAGCCAGATAAGGAGAAGCAGGACGACAACAAAGAGGAGTGGGCCCGCAAAGACAAGGACAAAAACCAAAAAGACGAGTGGGAATCCAAGTGTTAG